A stretch of Acidimicrobiales bacterium DNA encodes these proteins:
- a CDS encoding peroxiredoxin, translated as MSLHLGDTAPDFTADTTDGEISFHDWKKGSWAVFFSHPADFTPVCTTELGRTAALESEFAKRNTKAMALSVDPIEDHNKWAPDIGEVGGTALNFPIVADPDRTVAELYDMIHPGEGDTSTVRSVFIIDPDDKLRLSLTYPKSVGRNFDEIVRVIDALQATDRAAIATPADWTPGDRVIVSPGMSTEDAKATFQNVEEVKPYLRYADAPAS; from the coding sequence ATGAGCCTGCACCTGGGCGACACCGCCCCCGACTTCACCGCCGACACGACCGACGGCGAGATCTCGTTCCACGACTGGAAGAAGGGGTCGTGGGCCGTCTTCTTCAGCCACCCGGCCGATTTCACGCCGGTGTGCACCACCGAGCTCGGCCGCACCGCGGCGCTGGAGAGCGAGTTCGCCAAGCGCAACACGAAGGCGATGGCGTTGTCGGTCGATCCGATCGAGGACCACAACAAGTGGGCGCCGGACATCGGCGAGGTGGGCGGCACGGCACTCAACTTCCCGATCGTCGCCGACCCCGACCGCACGGTCGCCGAGCTGTACGACATGATCCACCCCGGCGAAGGCGACACGTCGACGGTGCGGTCGGTGTTCATCATCGATCCCGACGACAAGCTGCGCCTGAGCTTGACCTACCCGAAGTCGGTGGGCCGCAACTTCGACGAGATCGTGCGCGTGATCGACGCCCTCCAGGCCACTGATCGCGCGGCCATCGCGACGCCGGCCGACTGGACCCCCGGCGACCGGGTGATCGTGTCTCCCGGCATGTCGACGGAGGACGCCAAGGCCACCTTCCAGAACGTGGAAGAGGTCAAGCCCTACCTCCGCTACGCCGACGCGCCGGCGTCCTGA
- a CDS encoding response regulator transcription factor, translating into MTIRVAVVDDQALVRRGFAMVLDRQPDIEVVVEAGNGIEAIDETRRHRPDVVLMDIRMPEMDGLAATATILGEADWPLKVIILTTFDPDEYVFQALQAGASGFVLKDIPPENLAPAIRTVADGGALLDPTITRRLISRFARTLASDTATAGRLETLTDREREVLGELAKGSTNAEISEALYIGGATVKSHVSSILTKLGLRDRAQAVVFAYESGLTSPGDNDIGF; encoded by the coding sequence ATGACGATCCGCGTCGCCGTCGTCGACGACCAGGCGCTCGTACGTCGCGGCTTTGCCATGGTCCTCGACCGCCAGCCCGACATCGAAGTCGTCGTCGAGGCCGGAAACGGAATCGAGGCGATCGACGAAACCCGCCGGCACCGCCCCGACGTCGTCCTGATGGACATTCGCATGCCTGAGATGGACGGTCTCGCCGCCACCGCCACGATTCTCGGTGAAGCCGACTGGCCGCTGAAGGTGATCATCCTGACCACCTTCGACCCCGACGAGTACGTGTTTCAGGCGCTTCAGGCCGGCGCCTCCGGATTCGTCCTCAAGGACATCCCTCCGGAGAATCTCGCTCCCGCCATACGAACCGTCGCCGACGGAGGCGCCCTCCTCGATCCCACGATCACCCGACGCCTTATCAGCCGTTTCGCACGGACGCTCGCGTCCGACACCGCCACCGCCGGCCGGCTCGAAACCCTGACCGACCGCGAACGCGAAGTGCTCGGCGAGCTCGCGAAGGGATCTACCAACGCGGAGATCTCCGAGGCGCTCTACATCGGCGGTGCCACCGTCAAGAGCCACGTCTCGAGCATCCTCACCAAACTGGGACTTCGAGATCGCGCCCAGGCCGTCGTCTTCGCCTACGAGAGCGGCCTCACGAGCCCCGGCGACAACGACATCGGGTTCTGA
- a CDS encoding DUF1801 domain-containing protein, producing the protein MEHRTPPPSPAVADWLADVPDDVRECVDRLRSVVHRVAWEEGAWPLVEEIKWGQPSYRSPHARESTPLRLGWTDTGDAALLAHCQSRVIPDFRDAFGDRFRFEGNRAVLFGSVADVHEAELAELIRHALTYRRRRTR; encoded by the coding sequence GTGGAGCACCGGACACCGCCGCCGTCCCCGGCGGTCGCCGATTGGCTGGCCGACGTCCCCGACGACGTGCGCGAATGTGTCGACCGACTGCGCTCGGTCGTCCACCGGGTGGCGTGGGAGGAAGGCGCCTGGCCGCTCGTCGAGGAGATCAAGTGGGGGCAGCCGAGCTATCGGTCGCCCCACGCGAGGGAGTCGACCCCGCTACGGCTCGGCTGGACAGACACGGGGGACGCCGCACTTCTCGCGCACTGTCAGTCTCGCGTCATCCCCGACTTCCGCGACGCGTTCGGCGACCGCTTCCGATTCGAGGGCAATCGAGCGGTGCTCTTCGGCTCGGTCGCGGACGTGCATGAGGCCGAGCTCGCCGAACTGATCCGGCACGCCCTCACGTACCGCCGTCGACGCACGCGATGA
- a CDS encoding ferritin-like domain-containing protein, which yields MADFLTDVETLRQRARANIEQGPITSAYGADRDRVIAVLNEALATELVCILRYKRHYYTATGLNAAPVAAEFLQHANEEQLHADQIALRITQLQGEPNFDPEGLATRSHAEYDASLNLLDMVKEDLIAERVAIESYSEIIAWLGANDPTTRRMLEDILAMEEEHADDLLSILQTMAT from the coding sequence ATGGCTGACTTTCTGACCGACGTCGAGACGCTCCGGCAACGGGCGAGAGCAAACATCGAACAGGGACCGATCACCTCTGCGTACGGGGCCGACCGGGACCGAGTCATCGCGGTGTTGAACGAGGCTCTCGCGACCGAGCTGGTGTGCATCCTGCGCTACAAGCGCCACTACTACACGGCCACGGGCCTCAACGCGGCCCCGGTCGCGGCCGAGTTCCTCCAACACGCCAACGAAGAGCAGTTGCATGCCGACCAGATCGCGCTGCGGATCACCCAGCTCCAGGGCGAACCGAACTTCGATCCCGAGGGCCTCGCCACCCGTTCACACGCCGAGTACGACGCCAGCCTCAACCTCCTCGACATGGTGAAGGAGGATCTGATCGCCGAACGGGTCGCCATCGAGAGCTACAGCGAGATCATCGCCTGGCTCGGCGCCAACGACCCCACGACGCGCCGCATGCTCGAAGACATCCTCGCGATGGAGGAAGAACATGCCGACGACCTCCTCAGCATCCTTCAGACCATGGCCACGTAG
- a CDS encoding DUF167 domain-containing protein, with protein MADRSVTFRVRVRPGAKRDHVGGTWGEGADGPLNVWVSKPAVDGAANKATIQVLAAALRVRKRQLSITAGHKGRTKTLRLDEPPADFDTRLDEWRARDRR; from the coding sequence ATGGCTGATCGGTCGGTCACCTTCCGGGTGCGGGTTCGGCCCGGCGCCAAACGCGACCACGTCGGGGGCACCTGGGGCGAGGGTGCCGATGGCCCACTCAACGTCTGGGTGTCGAAGCCCGCCGTCGACGGCGCCGCCAACAAGGCCACGATTCAGGTGCTCGCGGCAGCGTTGCGGGTCCGAAAGCGCCAACTGTCGATCACCGCCGGCCACAAGGGCCGCACGAAGACCCTCCGTCTCGACGAGCCGCCTGCGGACTTCGACACTCGTCTCGACGAGTGGCGCGCCCGCGACCGGCGCTAG
- a CDS encoding SDR family oxidoreductase: MKGLEGRRVVVTGGASGIGLATVRLLEEEGASVAIIDRDAEGAEATGVPWVRADLADHDAWRAAVVDAAGKLGGIDGLVNNAVSVVGGPAPLAEQSLDDFSATLARNGTSVLAGTQAAADLMGGPGAVVNVASLQGTNASPGLYQYGTAKAAVIHLTKSLALELAPRHIRVNAVAPAMTLTPAVVRGVSSERRAASIEAIPLGYAGEPEDIAGTIGFLLSDLARFITGQLIIADGGLSLTTARPHRGQLP, from the coding sequence ATGAAGGGACTGGAGGGACGCCGCGTCGTGGTCACCGGGGGAGCTTCGGGCATCGGCCTGGCGACAGTGCGCCTCCTCGAAGAGGAAGGCGCGTCGGTTGCGATCATCGATCGCGATGCCGAGGGCGCCGAGGCAACAGGCGTCCCCTGGGTGCGGGCCGACCTGGCGGACCACGATGCCTGGCGGGCTGCGGTGGTGGATGCGGCAGGGAAGCTCGGTGGCATCGACGGGCTGGTGAACAACGCGGTCTCGGTCGTCGGAGGACCTGCGCCGCTGGCCGAACAGAGCCTCGATGACTTCTCGGCGACCCTCGCCAGGAACGGCACCAGCGTGCTCGCCGGCACCCAGGCTGCGGCCGACCTGATGGGCGGCCCCGGAGCCGTCGTCAACGTTGCGTCGCTCCAAGGAACGAATGCCTCGCCCGGCCTCTATCAGTACGGCACCGCCAAGGCGGCCGTGATCCATCTCACCAAGTCCCTCGCCCTCGAGCTCGCCCCCCGCCACATCCGGGTGAACGCCGTCGCCCCCGCAATGACCCTGACCCCGGCGGTCGTGCGCGGCGTGAGCAGCGAGCGTCGGGCAGCCAGTATCGAGGCCATCCCGCTCGGCTACGCCGGCGAACCCGAGGACATCGCCGGCACGATCGGCTTCCTCCTCAGTGATCTCGCCCGTTTCATCACCGGACAGCTGATCATCGCCGACGGCGGCCTCAGCCTCACGACGGCCCGCCCGCATCGAGGCCAGCTGCCGTAA
- a CDS encoding VOC family protein yields MLTDGIDHVATITNDGDRFIDFYTEVFEATVEADGPEYPGGPRMIILNLGPNTELNVFEVEGNTQADHQRPMFGRGRLDHIGFHAADLEGFGEIRRRLMAKGATDGVVTEFGRKISLFFRDPDLLECEVLYANPDADPAALQFGEASDRFPDRTEIGPEFVPLDER; encoded by the coding sequence ATGTTGACCGACGGCATCGACCATGTCGCCACCATCACCAACGACGGTGACCGCTTCATCGACTTCTACACCGAGGTGTTCGAAGCGACCGTGGAAGCCGACGGCCCCGAGTATCCCGGCGGCCCGCGGATGATCATCCTCAACCTCGGACCCAACACCGAGCTCAACGTCTTCGAGGTCGAGGGGAACACGCAGGCCGACCACCAGCGCCCCATGTTCGGGCGCGGTCGGCTCGACCACATCGGGTTCCACGCCGCCGACCTCGAAGGATTCGGAGAGATCCGCCGCCGCCTGATGGCCAAGGGAGCCACCGACGGGGTGGTGACCGAGTTCGGCAGGAAGATCAGCCTCTTCTTCCGCGACCCGGACCTGCTCGAGTGCGAGGTCCTGTACGCCAATCCCGACGCCGACCCCGCGGCGCTGCAGTTCGGTGAGGCGTCCGACCGGTTCCCCGACCGCACCGAGATCGGGCCGGAGTTCGTCCCGCTCGACGAACGCTGA